Proteins encoded by one window of Cupriavidus sp. EM10:
- a CDS encoding DUF3025 domain-containing protein, translated as MLSAIDWTRPWFRPFAEIAASNPALIGGDLRQALNAHAAQLPDLRNARGMPLRFVPQANLPEGVAYEAHIDATGLVPTRDNLHDAFNALVWLHFPETKRLLNRLQAEAIARDGVGQVRGGLRDAATLFDENAVIFVSQDVSLFDALRGFAWRDLFVERRDAWHTRCTVVPFGHALLEKLVQPYKSVTAHAWWIQAAPEVSLDQLDRLLAGSLDAAAGSGRLAGGRSFAPLPVLGIPGWCDDNADPSFYADAGVFRPGRRATADAVQG; from the coding sequence TTGCTGTCCGCCATCGACTGGACGCGGCCGTGGTTCCGGCCCTTTGCGGAGATCGCCGCGTCCAACCCCGCCTTGATTGGCGGGGACCTGCGCCAGGCGCTCAACGCGCACGCGGCGCAACTGCCTGATCTACGCAATGCCCGAGGCATGCCGCTGCGGTTCGTGCCGCAGGCCAACCTGCCCGAGGGCGTGGCCTACGAGGCCCACATCGACGCCACCGGCCTCGTGCCGACGCGCGACAATCTTCATGATGCGTTCAACGCACTCGTCTGGCTGCATTTCCCCGAGACCAAGCGCCTGCTGAACCGGCTTCAGGCCGAAGCCATTGCGCGCGACGGGGTAGGGCAGGTGCGAGGCGGCCTGCGCGACGCGGCCACGCTGTTCGACGAAAACGCGGTGATCTTCGTCAGCCAGGACGTCTCGCTGTTCGACGCGCTGCGCGGGTTTGCCTGGCGCGATCTGTTCGTGGAGCGACGCGATGCCTGGCACACCCGATGTACGGTGGTGCCGTTCGGCCATGCGCTGCTGGAAAAGCTGGTGCAGCCCTACAAGTCGGTCACCGCCCATGCCTGGTGGATTCAGGCCGCGCCCGAAGTCTCCCTCGATCAGCTGGATCGTCTGCTGGCCGGCTCGCTCGACGCCGCCGCCGGGTCCGGTCGCCTGGCCGGCGGGCGCAGCTTCGCCCCTTTACCCGTTTTGGGCATCCCCGGCTGGTGCGATGACAATGCCGATCCGTCGTTCTACGCCGATGCCGGCGTGTTCCGCCCTGGTCGCCGCGCCACGGCCGACGCCGTCCAGGGCTGA
- a CDS encoding OsmC family protein codes for MECKVTWSGPEGMSFIAQTGSGHLVAMDGAPDGGGNNLAPRPMEMVLLGTGGCTAYDVVLILKRGRQDVRGCSVKLEAERADADPKFFTKINFHFTVTGKNLDPAKVERAIELSHEKYCSASIMLAKTAEITHTTEIIEG; via the coding sequence ATGGAATGCAAAGTGACATGGTCCGGCCCGGAAGGCATGAGCTTCATCGCCCAGACCGGCAGCGGACACCTGGTGGCCATGGACGGCGCCCCGGATGGCGGCGGCAATAACCTCGCACCGCGCCCGATGGAAATGGTGTTGCTGGGCACCGGCGGCTGCACCGCCTATGACGTGGTGCTGATCCTCAAGCGCGGCCGCCAGGACGTGCGCGGCTGCTCCGTGAAGCTCGAGGCCGAACGCGCCGATGCCGATCCGAAGTTCTTTACTAAGATCAACTTCCACTTCACGGTGACCGGCAAAAATCTGGACCCGGCCAAGGTGGAGCGCGCCATCGAGCTGTCGCACGAGAAATACTGCTCGGCGTCGATCATGCTGGCCAAGACGGCGGAGATCACCCACACGACCGAGATCATCGAAGGCTGA
- the rplM gene encoding 50S ribosomal protein L13, which produces MKTFSAKPAEVKRDWYVIDATDKVLGRVASEVARRLRGKHKPEFTPHVDTGDFIIIVNAAKLRVTGTKEQDKKYYRHSGYPGGIYETTFGKMQQRFPGRALEKAVKGMLPKGPLGYAMIKKLKVYAEGEHPHGAQQPKVLDI; this is translated from the coding sequence ATGAAGACCTTTTCCGCCAAGCCTGCAGAGGTAAAGCGCGACTGGTACGTGATTGACGCGACGGACAAGGTCCTCGGCCGTGTTGCCAGCGAAGTGGCACGCCGACTGCGCGGCAAGCACAAGCCGGAATTCACTCCTCACGTCGACACCGGTGATTTCATCATCATCGTCAATGCAGCCAAACTGCGCGTGACGGGTACCAAGGAACAGGACAAGAAGTACTACCGCCATTCGGGTTACCCGGGCGGTATCTACGAAACGACGTTCGGCAAGATGCAGCAGCGTTTCCCGGGCCGTGCCCTGGAAAAGGCTGTTAAGGGCATGCTGCCGAAGGGTCCGCTGGGCTACGCGATGATCAAGAAGCTGAAGGTTTATGCCGAAGGCGAACATCCGCATGGCGCACAGCAGCCCAAGGTGCTGGATATCTAA
- the rpsI gene encoding 30S ribosomal protein S9: MIGNWNYGTGRRKSAVARVFIKSGKGDIVVNGKPINEYFARETSLMIVRQPLELTANAETFDIKVNVTGGGETGQAGAVRHGITRALIDYDATLKSALSKAGYVTRDAREVERKKVGLHKARRRKQFSKR; this comes from the coding sequence ATGATCGGTAACTGGAATTACGGTACTGGCCGCCGCAAGAGCGCCGTGGCTCGTGTCTTCATCAAGTCGGGCAAGGGCGACATCGTCGTCAATGGCAAGCCCATCAACGAGTACTTCGCTCGCGAAACCTCGCTGATGATCGTGCGCCAGCCGCTGGAACTGACCGCTAACGCCGAAACGTTCGACATCAAGGTCAACGTGACCGGTGGTGGTGAAACCGGCCAGGCCGGTGCTGTTCGCCACGGCATCACCCGCGCCCTGATCGACTACGATGCAACGCTGAAGTCGGCCCTGTCGAAGGCTGGCTACGTTACGCGTGACGCTCGTGAAGTCGAACGTAAGAAGGTCGGTCTGCACAAGGCACGTCGCCGGAAGCAGTTCTCGAAGCGTTAA
- a CDS encoding DUF6776 family protein, translating to MLVGVLASVVGAVAGVSGFEVGRHSAAPHGVGADLASAHEELGRRLAEVSAERDSLRQSANTAEAQLQMARTAQAHMAEQVKAAEAEVAQLKEDLGFFESLLPATADTSGIHVRSFRVALDEAQPRALHYRLLVMQGGSKAFVAQPEFRGEVQFTISGNRHGKPLTLVLPQSGDAPLPAVRLTHYQRIEGDLAIPQDAEVRAVSVRIVQNGQVRTTQTATP from the coding sequence TTGCTCGTAGGCGTACTGGCAAGTGTTGTCGGAGCGGTGGCGGGCGTGTCCGGGTTTGAGGTCGGGCGCCATTCGGCCGCGCCGCATGGGGTCGGCGCCGATCTGGCCTCGGCCCATGAAGAGCTAGGCCGGCGGCTCGCCGAGGTATCCGCCGAGCGCGACAGCTTGCGGCAGAGTGCCAATACCGCCGAGGCACAGTTGCAGATGGCACGCACCGCGCAGGCGCACATGGCCGAGCAGGTCAAGGCGGCCGAGGCCGAAGTGGCGCAGCTGAAGGAGGACCTGGGATTCTTCGAGTCCTTGCTGCCGGCGACCGCCGACACGTCGGGCATTCACGTGCGCAGCTTCCGCGTGGCGCTGGATGAAGCGCAGCCGCGTGCCTTGCACTACCGGTTGCTCGTCATGCAAGGCGGATCGAAGGCCTTCGTCGCCCAGCCCGAGTTCAGGGGTGAAGTGCAGTTCACAATTTCGGGTAATCGGCATGGCAAGCCGTTAACGTTGGTGTTGCCGCAGTCGGGCGATGCGCCGCTGCCGGCAGTCCGGCTGACGCATTACCAACGCATCGAGGGCGACCTGGCGATTCCGCAGGACGCCGAAGTCCGCGCCGTATCGGTCCGCATCGTCCAGAACGGGCAGGTCCGGACGACGCAGACCGCAACGCCGTAG
- the erpA gene encoding iron-sulfur cluster insertion protein ErpA, with product MNAVAEAPVTEEMPAPFVFTDSAADKVKQLIEEEGNAELKLRVFVQGGGCSGFQYGFTFDEDVNEDDTTLVKNGVTLLIDSMSYQYLVGAEIDYKEDINGAQFVIKNPNASTTCGCGSSFSV from the coding sequence ATGAACGCAGTCGCAGAGGCACCTGTTACCGAGGAAATGCCGGCACCGTTCGTCTTTACCGACAGCGCCGCCGACAAGGTCAAGCAGCTGATCGAGGAAGAGGGCAATGCCGAGCTGAAGCTGCGCGTGTTCGTGCAGGGCGGCGGTTGCTCCGGATTCCAGTACGGCTTCACGTTCGATGAAGACGTCAACGAAGACGACACGACGCTGGTCAAGAACGGCGTCACCCTGTTGATCGACTCGATGAGCTACCAGTACCTGGTTGGCGCCGAGATCGACTACAAGGAAGACATCAACGGCGCACAGTTCGTGATCAAGAACCCGAATGCCTCGACCACCTGCGGTTGCGGCTCGTCGTTCTCGGTCTGA
- a CDS encoding anhydro-N-acetylmuramic acid kinase — protein MSPAPSDCYIGLMSGTSMDGADGVLVDFSGAQPAVLAAAHAPFPPALRQAFGALQQPGEDEIHREALAANGLARVYAECVAELLRLADVAPGHVTAIGAHGQTIRHRPGLYDGIGYTRQTQHPALLAELADIDVVADFRSRDIAAGGQGAPLVPAVHAALFGARDETRVVCNIGGISNISILPAAHSGRPVTGFDCGPGNALLDHWVQHHHGQSFDDRGAWGASGSVDADLLARLLAEPYFRAPPPKSTGRDLFHPEWLQAVLDSLPRQIAPADVQATLATLTATAIAQDVRAHASNAQRLIVCGGGARNDYLMETLGKLLPGVTVQTTDDFGVPVSQVEALAFAWLARQCVRRAPGNVPTVTGAAGPRVLGAVYPR, from the coding sequence ATGTCCCCGGCACCCAGCGACTGCTATATCGGCCTGATGTCGGGCACCAGCATGGACGGCGCGGATGGCGTGCTGGTGGATTTTTCCGGCGCCCAGCCCGCAGTGCTGGCCGCCGCGCACGCGCCATTTCCCCCGGCCTTGCGCCAGGCATTCGGCGCGCTGCAGCAGCCCGGCGAGGACGAGATCCATCGCGAGGCCTTGGCCGCCAACGGGCTGGCGCGCGTCTACGCCGAATGCGTGGCCGAATTGCTACGCCTGGCCGATGTCGCGCCCGGACACGTAACCGCGATCGGCGCGCACGGGCAGACCATCCGGCACCGCCCCGGCCTGTATGACGGAATCGGCTATACGCGGCAGACCCAGCATCCGGCGCTGCTGGCCGAACTGGCCGATATCGACGTGGTGGCCGACTTCCGCAGCCGCGATATCGCGGCGGGCGGCCAGGGCGCGCCGCTGGTGCCGGCCGTCCACGCGGCGCTGTTTGGCGCGCGCGACGAAACGCGCGTGGTCTGCAATATCGGCGGTATCTCCAATATCAGCATCCTGCCGGCGGCTCATTCGGGCCGCCCGGTGACCGGCTTCGACTGCGGCCCCGGCAACGCGCTGCTCGACCACTGGGTGCAGCATCATCACGGCCAGTCCTTCGACGATCGCGGCGCATGGGGTGCCAGCGGCAGCGTCGACGCGGACCTGCTGGCCCGCCTGCTGGCGGAGCCCTACTTCCGCGCGCCGCCGCCCAAAAGCACGGGCCGTGACCTGTTCCATCCGGAATGGCTGCAGGCGGTGCTCGACAGCCTGCCCCGGCAGATCGCACCCGCCGATGTGCAGGCGACACTGGCCACGCTGACCGCCACGGCCATCGCGCAGGACGTCCGTGCGCACGCCAGCAACGCGCAACGCCTGATCGTCTGCGGCGGCGGCGCGCGCAATGACTACCTGATGGAGACACTGGGCAAGCTGCTGCCCGGGGTCACGGTTCAGACCACCGATGACTTCGGCGTGCCCGTATCGCAGGTGGAAGCCCTCGCCTTCGCCTGGCTGGCGCGCCAGTGTGTTCGCCGGGCGCCAGGCAACGTGCCGACGGTCACCGGCGCGGCGGGGCCGCGCGTGCTGGGGGCGGTCTATCCGCGCTGA
- a CDS encoding M23 family metallopeptidase yields the protein MWSSLREVFARELVVLVDPTNPQHTRRRKQLTVAVGTVFTLGMAAAMGVAPRNAYDDPLAPRVLQPLRMPDVREQLEQLTEVDADSVYVRQERMQRGDTIASLLRRLGVEDPDAQAFILKNPTARGLFNLNPGQTVQAEIDNSNLLVSLQANLGGDAAASRELVIERVAPAKEGGDYTYKARIATVDNDLHYEMASGAIDAAGFFKSMDAAKVPDEVVSQMISIFSGVIDFHHDIARGDRFRIVYEAGFRDGAFVRNGRVVAIELINRNTLYQALWYSPEDGEPGAYYTFDGRSMKRPFLRSPVEFSRVSSGFGGRDHPLHHQWAQHKGVDFAAPQGTKVLASGEGTVDFVGQQNGYGNIIVLQHAGGYSTYYAHLSGFAGIREGQHVSQGQVIGYVGSTGWATGPHLHYEFRYNDVPQNPLTTTLMEAPTLTGKSRSEFLTYTSAMLSRINMLRTYNVLTASN from the coding sequence ATGTGGTCTAGTCTCCGCGAAGTTTTCGCGCGTGAGCTGGTGGTCCTTGTTGACCCTACGAATCCCCAGCATACGCGCCGCCGCAAGCAGTTGACCGTTGCCGTCGGCACGGTCTTCACGCTTGGCATGGCGGCTGCAATGGGCGTTGCCCCCCGCAACGCCTACGACGATCCGCTCGCCCCGCGCGTGCTGCAGCCGCTGCGCATGCCCGACGTGCGCGAGCAACTCGAACAGTTGACCGAAGTCGATGCCGACAGCGTCTACGTGCGCCAGGAACGCATGCAGCGTGGCGATACCATTGCCTCGCTGCTGCGCCGCCTTGGCGTGGAAGATCCCGACGCCCAGGCATTTATCCTCAAGAATCCAACCGCCCGTGGCCTGTTCAACCTGAACCCGGGCCAGACCGTGCAGGCCGAGATCGACAACAGCAACCTGCTGGTGTCGCTGCAGGCCAACCTGGGCGGCGACGCCGCCGCGTCGCGCGAACTGGTGATCGAGCGCGTAGCCCCTGCCAAAGAAGGCGGCGACTACACGTACAAGGCGCGCATCGCCACGGTGGACAACGACCTGCACTACGAAATGGCGTCGGGCGCCATCGACGCCGCCGGCTTCTTCAAGTCGATGGACGCCGCCAAGGTGCCCGACGAAGTGGTCAGCCAGATGATCTCGATCTTCTCGGGCGTGATCGACTTCCACCACGACATCGCACGCGGCGACCGCTTCCGCATCGTCTACGAAGCCGGCTTCCGCGACGGCGCGTTCGTGCGCAATGGCCGCGTCGTGGCGATCGAGCTGATCAACCGCAACACTCTGTACCAGGCACTCTGGTATTCCCCGGAGGATGGCGAGCCCGGCGCCTACTACACGTTCGACGGCCGCAGCATGAAGCGCCCGTTCCTGCGTTCGCCGGTGGAGTTTTCGCGCGTGTCGTCCGGATTCGGCGGCCGCGACCACCCGCTGCATCACCAGTGGGCCCAGCACAAGGGCGTGGATTTCGCCGCGCCGCAGGGCACCAAGGTGCTGGCGTCGGGCGAAGGCACGGTCGACTTCGTGGGCCAGCAGAACGGCTACGGCAACATCATCGTGCTGCAGCATGCGGGCGGGTATTCGACGTATTACGCCCACCTGTCCGGCTTTGCGGGCATCCGCGAAGGCCAGCACGTAAGCCAGGGCCAGGTGATCGGCTATGTGGGGTCGACGGGCTGGGCCACCGGGCCGCACCTGCACTACGAGTTCCGCTACAACGACGTGCCGCAGAACCCGCTGACGACGACGCTGATGGAAGCGCCGACGCTCACCGGCAAGTCGCGCTCGGAATTCCTGACCTACACGAGCGCCATGCTGAGCCGCATCAACATGCTGCGCACCTACAACGTCCTGACCGCCAGCAACTGA
- the tyrS gene encoding tyrosine--tRNA ligase, with the protein MSEVSSAAAPKYPLTPSVLRALEITKRGCDELLVEAEWLQKLARSEATGVPLRIKLGLDPTAPDIHLGHTVVLNKLRQLQDLGHQVIFLIGDFTSTIGDPSGRNSTRPPLTREQIEANAQTYYKQASLVLDPARTEIRYNSEWCDPLGARGMIQLAAKYTVARMMERDDFTKRFRSGIPISVHEFLYPLMQGYDSVALKSDLELGGTDQKFNLLVGRELQKEYGQESQCILTMPLLVGLDGVEKMSKSKHNYIGVTEAPNDMFGKLMSISDDLMWQYFTLLSFRPMSEIDLMKEEIAAGRNPRDCKVLLAQEIVARFHSQAAAEAALEAFNHRAKGGIPDDIPAVTLEGAPLGIAQLLKQANLVPSTSEANRNIEQGGVKIDGETVSDKAVKVAAGTYVVQVGKRRFARVTLA; encoded by the coding sequence ATGAGTGAAGTGTCCTCGGCCGCCGCGCCCAAATATCCACTTACGCCGTCGGTGCTGCGCGCCCTGGAGATCACCAAACGCGGTTGCGACGAGTTGCTTGTCGAAGCCGAGTGGCTCCAGAAGCTCGCGCGCAGCGAGGCCACCGGCGTGCCGCTGCGTATCAAGCTGGGCCTGGATCCGACCGCGCCCGACATCCACCTGGGACACACGGTGGTGCTGAACAAGCTGCGCCAGCTCCAGGACCTGGGCCACCAGGTGATCTTCCTGATCGGCGATTTCACTTCGACGATCGGCGATCCATCCGGCCGCAACTCGACCCGCCCGCCGCTGACGCGCGAGCAGATCGAGGCCAACGCACAGACCTACTACAAGCAGGCGAGCCTGGTGCTCGATCCGGCCCGGACCGAAATCCGCTACAACAGCGAGTGGTGCGACCCGCTCGGCGCGCGTGGCATGATCCAGCTGGCAGCCAAATACACGGTGGCCCGCATGATGGAGCGCGACGACTTCACCAAACGGTTCCGGTCTGGGATTCCGATTTCGGTCCATGAGTTCCTTTATCCGCTCATGCAGGGCTACGATTCCGTGGCGCTGAAGTCGGACCTGGAGCTGGGCGGCACCGACCAGAAGTTCAACCTGCTGGTGGGCCGCGAGCTGCAGAAGGAATACGGCCAGGAGTCGCAGTGCATCCTGACCATGCCGCTGCTGGTGGGCCTGGACGGCGTCGAAAAGATGTCGAAGTCCAAGCACAACTACATCGGCGTGACCGAGGCCCCGAACGACATGTTCGGCAAGCTGATGAGCATCTCGGACGACCTGATGTGGCAGTACTTCACGCTGCTGTCGTTCCGCCCGATGAGCGAGATCGACCTGATGAAGGAAGAAATCGCCGCAGGCCGCAACCCGCGCGACTGCAAGGTGCTGCTTGCGCAGGAAATCGTCGCCCGCTTCCACAGCCAGGCGGCTGCCGAGGCGGCGCTCGAGGCCTTCAACCACCGGGCGAAGGGCGGCATTCCCGACGATATCCCCGCCGTGACGCTGGAAGGCGCGCCGCTGGGTATCGCCCAGTTGCTCAAGCAGGCCAACCTGGTGCCGTCGACGTCCGAAGCCAACCGCAATATCGAGCAGGGCGGCGTGAAGATCGATGGCGAGACCGTCAGCGACAAGGCGGTCAAGGTGGCGGCCGGTACCTACGTCGTGCAGGTGGGCAAGCGCCGCTTTGCGCGCGTGACGCTGGCCTGA
- the dtd gene encoding D-aminoacyl-tRNA deacylase — MIALIQRVSQARVTVEGRTTGEIGAGLLALVCAERGDTEAQAERLLAKLLSYRVFSDAEGKMNLPVQNIDGHGTAGGLLVVSQFTLAADTNSGTRPSFTPAAAPEDGRRLYDHFVTRARAAHPSVQTGEFGAMMQVSLTNDGPVTFWLRVPPAGTA; from the coding sequence ATGATCGCCCTGATCCAGCGCGTATCGCAGGCCCGCGTGACCGTGGAAGGCCGCACCACCGGCGAGATCGGTGCCGGGCTGCTGGCCCTGGTCTGCGCCGAGCGCGGCGACACCGAGGCGCAGGCCGAGCGCCTGCTGGCCAAGCTGCTGTCGTACCGCGTGTTTTCCGATGCCGAGGGCAAGATGAACCTGCCCGTGCAGAACATCGATGGCCACGGCACGGCCGGCGGCCTGCTGGTGGTGTCCCAGTTCACGCTGGCCGCCGATACCAACAGCGGCACGCGCCCCAGCTTCACCCCGGCGGCGGCGCCCGAGGACGGCCGCCGCCTCTATGATCATTTCGTGACCCGTGCGCGTGCCGCGCATCCGTCGGTGCAAACCGGCGAGTTCGGCGCGATGATGCAGGTCAGCCTGACCAACGATGGTCCCGTGACGTTCTGGCTGCGCGTACCGCCGGCCGGAACAGCCTGA
- a CDS encoding YbhB/YbcL family Raf kinase inhibitor-like protein, producing the protein MKLWSKAFADNAPIPGEFAFCVPDAASHVALSANRNPDLHWDDFPAGTRSFALIVHDPDVPSKGDDVNQEGREVPASLPRVDFFHWVLVDIPPGLNTISAATHSDGVIARGKPGPEALVGTATAGGLRHGLNDYTGWFANDADMKGDYFGYDGPCPPWNDSIAHRYVFTVYALDIDRVPVEGKFTGTDVRRAIEGHVLAQASYTGTYALNPKLVK; encoded by the coding sequence ATGAAACTCTGGAGCAAGGCTTTTGCCGACAACGCGCCGATTCCCGGCGAGTTTGCGTTCTGCGTCCCCGACGCCGCCAGCCACGTGGCGTTGTCGGCGAACCGCAACCCCGACCTGCACTGGGACGACTTCCCGGCCGGCACCCGGTCGTTCGCGTTGATCGTTCACGATCCCGACGTGCCGAGCAAGGGCGACGATGTGAACCAGGAAGGCCGCGAGGTGCCGGCTTCGCTGCCCCGCGTGGATTTCTTCCATTGGGTACTGGTCGACATCCCGCCGGGCCTGAACACGATCTCGGCCGCCACGCATAGCGACGGCGTGATCGCGCGCGGCAAGCCCGGCCCCGAGGCGCTGGTGGGCACCGCCACGGCCGGCGGCCTGCGTCATGGGCTGAACGACTACACGGGCTGGTTCGCCAATGACGCCGACATGAAGGGCGACTACTTCGGCTACGACGGCCCGTGCCCGCCGTGGAACGACTCCATCGCGCACCGCTACGTGTTCACCGTGTATGCGCTCGACATCGACCGCGTGCCGGTGGAGGGCAAGTTCACCGGTACCGACGTGCGCCGCGCGATCGAGGGCCATGTGCTGGCGCAGGCCAGCTACACCGGCACCTATGCGCTGAACCCGAAGCTGGTGAAGTAA